One Tolypothrix bouteillei VB521301 DNA window includes the following coding sequences:
- a CDS encoding BON domain-containing protein, whose amino-acid sequence MGWLQRLFGLEKPENAQTNPVPVETSPDGGEIPPERVGLNGEYDQSGLAKRVALAFDQNSELSEIETLWVAQTGSTVVLKGSVPNQDILDTIVSVASGVSGATDVTTDQVSVG is encoded by the coding sequence ATGGGTTGGTTACAACGATTGTTCGGACTGGAAAAGCCAGAAAATGCACAGACAAACCCTGTACCAGTAGAAACATCACCCGATGGTGGAGAAATTCCTCCTGAGAGAGTTGGTCTGAATGGAGAGTACGATCAAAGTGGACTGGCAAAACGAGTTGCACTTGCTTTTGACCAAAACTCTGAATTAAGCGAGATAGAGACCCTCTGGGTTGCTCAAACAGGTAGCACCGTTGTATTAAAAGGAAGCGTTCCCAATCAAGATATCCTTGACACAATAGTTTCTGTTGCTAGTGGAGTATCGGGTGCAACCGATGTCACTACTGACCAAGTGAGTGTTGGATAA